One segment of Arvicanthis niloticus isolate mArvNil1 chromosome 5, mArvNil1.pat.X, whole genome shotgun sequence DNA contains the following:
- the Maneal gene encoding glycoprotein endo-alpha-1,2-mannosidase-like protein isoform X2 has product MIMGSPQTTWYPPFWTLPISTTSRYGSHGAFYRYKNSMGKSLPLFYIYDSYLTSPEAWAHLLTQNGPHSVRNTPYDGVFIALLVEESHTHDILAAGFDGMYTYFASNGFSFGSSHQNWKAVKNFCDTNNLLFIPSVGPGYIDTSIRPWNNHNTRNRVNGKYYETALQAALTVRPEIVSITSFNEWHEGTQIEKAVPKTTPTRLYLDYLPHQPSLYLELTRRWAEHFIKEKEQWLM; this is encoded by the exons ATGATAATGGGGAGCCCACAGACGACCTGGTACCCGCCATTCTGGACACTGCCCATCAGTACAACATCCAG gTATGGCTCCCACGGTGCATTTTACCGTTATAAGAATAGCATGGGCAAGAGTCTCCCACTCTTCTATATCTACGACTCCTATCTGACATCCCCCGAGGCCTGGGCCCACCTCCTGACACAAAACGGGCCTCACTCTGTCCGCAACACTCCCTACGATGGGGTCTTCATAGCTCTGCTCGTGGAGGAGAGCCACACCCACGACATCCTTGCCGCGGGATTCGACGGAATGTATACCTACTTTGCCTCCAATGGCTTCTCCTTTGGCTCCTCCCATCAGAACTGGAAAGCCGTGAAGAACTTCTGTGATACCAACAACCTGCTGTTCATCCCTAGCGTGGGGCCTGGGTACATCGATACCAGCATCCGGCCCTGGAACAACCACAATACTCGAAACAGGGTCAACGGCAAGTACTACGAGACGGCTCTGCAGGCGGCCCTGACTGTGAGGCCCGAGATCGTCTCCATCACCTCCTTCAATGAGTGGCACGAGGGCACACAAATTGAGAAAGCTGTCCCCAAGACGACACCAACTCGCCTGTATCTGGACTACCTGCCTCACCAGCCCAGCCTGTATTTAGAGCTGACCCGCCGCTGGGCAGAGCACTTCATCAAGGAAAAGGAACAATGGCTGATGTGA
- the Maneal gene encoding glycoprotein endo-alpha-1,2-mannosidase-like protein isoform X1, with protein sequence MARRRRRACIALFLVLLFAFGTLMGLRTLKAPDGLPALGPGPELAPFERRPEGNPAPARAPAAPAAPPPPPPRTAAPRASLGPAEADPAPRQSLRVYSDLHAFYYSWYGSPRREGHYIHWDHVMVPHWDPKISASYPRGRHNPPDDLGSSFYPELGPYSSRDPDVLREHMTQLKEAAIGVLVLSWYPPGMADDNGEPTDDLVPAILDTAHQYNIQVAFHIQPYKGRDDITVHDNIKYIIDTYGSHGAFYRYKNSMGKSLPLFYIYDSYLTSPEAWAHLLTQNGPHSVRNTPYDGVFIALLVEESHTHDILAAGFDGMYTYFASNGFSFGSSHQNWKAVKNFCDTNNLLFIPSVGPGYIDTSIRPWNNHNTRNRVNGKYYETALQAALTVRPEIVSITSFNEWHEGTQIEKAVPKTTPTRLYLDYLPHQPSLYLELTRRWAEHFIKEKEQWLM encoded by the exons ATGGCCCGGCGGAGGCGCCGCGCCTGCATCGCCCTCTTCCTGGTGCTGCTCTTCGCCTTCGGCACGCTAATGGGTCTGCGCACACTCAAGGCCCCAGATGGGCTGCCCGCGCTGGGCCCAGGCCCGGAGCTAGCACCGTTCGAGCGGCGTCCCGAAGGGAACCCCGCGCCCGCCCGCGCCCCGGCTGCCCCCgccgcgccgccgccgcccccaCCGCGCACCGCCGCCCCGCGCGCCTCGCTGGGCCCGGCTGAGGCCGATCCCGCGCCCCGGCAGAGCCTGCGCGTCTACTCCGATCTGCACGCTTTTTACTACTCGTGGTACGGGAGTCCGCGGCGCGAGGGCCACTACATCCACTGGGATCATGTCATGGTGCCGCACTGGGACCCCAAGATCTCGGCCAGCTACCCGCGTGGCCGCCACAACCCTCCAGACGACTTGGGCTCCAGCTTCTACCCGGAGCTGGGGCCTTACAGCTCGCGGGACCCCGACGTGCTACGAGAGCACATGACCCAACTCAAAGAAGCTGCCATCG GAGTTTTAGTTCTCTCCTGGTATCCTCCTGGCATGGCTGATGATAATGGGGAGCCCACAGACGACCTGGTACCCGCCATTCTGGACACTGCCCATCAGTACAACATCCAG GTGGCCTTCCATATCCAACCCTACAAGGGCCGGGATGACATCACTGTCCATGACAACATCAAGTACATCATTGACAC gTATGGCTCCCACGGTGCATTTTACCGTTATAAGAATAGCATGGGCAAGAGTCTCCCACTCTTCTATATCTACGACTCCTATCTGACATCCCCCGAGGCCTGGGCCCACCTCCTGACACAAAACGGGCCTCACTCTGTCCGCAACACTCCCTACGATGGGGTCTTCATAGCTCTGCTCGTGGAGGAGAGCCACACCCACGACATCCTTGCCGCGGGATTCGACGGAATGTATACCTACTTTGCCTCCAATGGCTTCTCCTTTGGCTCCTCCCATCAGAACTGGAAAGCCGTGAAGAACTTCTGTGATACCAACAACCTGCTGTTCATCCCTAGCGTGGGGCCTGGGTACATCGATACCAGCATCCGGCCCTGGAACAACCACAATACTCGAAACAGGGTCAACGGCAAGTACTACGAGACGGCTCTGCAGGCGGCCCTGACTGTGAGGCCCGAGATCGTCTCCATCACCTCCTTCAATGAGTGGCACGAGGGCACACAAATTGAGAAAGCTGTCCCCAAGACGACACCAACTCGCCTGTATCTGGACTACCTGCCTCACCAGCCCAGCCTGTATTTAGAGCTGACCCGCCGCTGGGCAGAGCACTTCATCAAGGAAAAGGAACAATGGCTGATGTGA